One Caldalkalibacillus uzonensis DNA segment encodes these proteins:
- the mnmE gene encoding tRNA uridine-5-carboxymethylaminomethyl(34) synthesis GTPase MnmE, with protein MEFDTIAAIATPMGEGGIAIIRVSGPEAIAVVDKLYRGKKKLSTVDSHTINYGHLIDPQTGERIEEVMVSVMRAPRTYTREDVVEVNCHGGLVSVKRVLQYILKYGARLAEPGEFTKRAFLNGRLDLSQAEAVIDLIRAKTDRAMTIAMQQVEGRLSKLIKRLRQDLIETLAHIEVTIDYPEHDVEEVTQQFLQEKCEKVKAEINRLLTTAEQGKILREGLKTAIIGRPNVGKSSLLNALVHENKAIVTDIPGTTRDVIEEYVNVRGVPLQLIDTAGIRETEDVVERIGVERSRQVLEEADLILLVLNIAEPLTEEDEALLQLAKGMKTIMIANKTDLEPRLDTEALQARYPDIPLIKTSIKEEQGLDELEQAIADLYFSGAIAAGDMTYVSNSRHIALLNEAKQAIDDALAGLEMGVPVDVVQIDIQKAWEKLGEIIGDNVSESLIDQLFSQFCLGK; from the coding sequence ATGGAGTTTGATACGATTGCCGCTATTGCCACGCCGATGGGGGAGGGAGGCATAGCCATCATCCGCGTCAGCGGTCCGGAGGCGATTGCGGTTGTTGATAAATTATATAGAGGTAAAAAAAAATTATCCACTGTGGACAGCCATACGATCAATTATGGTCATTTGATTGATCCACAGACAGGTGAACGTATTGAAGAAGTCATGGTATCAGTGATGAGGGCTCCGCGTACATATACCAGGGAGGATGTAGTGGAGGTCAATTGTCATGGAGGACTGGTCTCCGTGAAGCGGGTGTTGCAGTATATCTTGAAGTATGGCGCCCGCCTGGCTGAACCTGGGGAATTTACCAAACGGGCCTTTTTAAATGGACGGCTTGATTTATCCCAAGCAGAAGCTGTGATTGATTTGATCCGGGCTAAAACGGATCGGGCCATGACCATTGCCATGCAACAGGTGGAAGGCCGTTTGTCCAAATTGATTAAGCGCTTGAGGCAAGATCTGATTGAAACATTGGCCCATATAGAGGTCACGATTGATTATCCGGAACATGATGTGGAAGAAGTGACCCAGCAATTTTTACAGGAAAAGTGCGAAAAAGTAAAAGCAGAGATTAACCGCTTGCTCACCACAGCTGAGCAAGGGAAAATATTAAGGGAAGGATTAAAGACGGCGATTATTGGCCGTCCTAACGTGGGTAAATCCTCACTTTTGAACGCTCTGGTGCATGAAAATAAGGCGATTGTGACCGATATCCCCGGTACTACACGGGACGTCATTGAGGAGTATGTGAATGTACGTGGCGTGCCTTTGCAATTGATAGATACGGCTGGGATTCGGGAAACGGAAGATGTAGTGGAACGGATCGGGGTTGAGCGCTCACGGCAGGTGTTAGAAGAAGCTGACCTGATTCTTTTGGTGCTGAACATTGCTGAACCTTTGACAGAGGAGGATGAAGCCCTGCTTCAACTAGCCAAAGGAATGAAAACAATCATGATCGCCAATAAAACAGACCTTGAGCCAAGGCTGGACACGGAAGCACTACAGGCACGCTATCCTGATATTCCATTGATCAAGACCTCGATAAAAGAGGAACAGGGCTTGGATGAGTTGGAGCAGGCCATTGCCGACCTGTATTTCAGCGGAGCGATTGCGGCTGGTGATATGACCTATGTCAGCAACAGCCGTCATATTGCCCTGTTGAATGAAGCCAAACAGGCCATAGATGATGCGTTGGCAGGCTTAGAAATGGGTGTGCCGG